A part of Astatotilapia calliptera chromosome 15, fAstCal1.2, whole genome shotgun sequence genomic DNA contains:
- the LOC113006468 gene encoding uncharacterized protein LOC113006468, protein MPEIERNYQALLDMEQEQVLWKKFYVWKAGRTNGAHSQIVQKLKDIGHTEVDSPEDCDYLLGFCPVVSRVGTDITEALNNKPLGKPVILVVMHHTHDTRRVVAKSSRQVYNPDVCLTVDCLFYDGTLLNCSLNDNMWAEIKNHFGVLSLETQGSDLLTRIVNWIKNHLLIVALIIAFIFVIILVTLTQVDKVEHAHAEGTSSTNKTYV, encoded by the exons ATGCCAGAGATTGAAAGAAATTATCAAGCTCTTTT AGACATGGAACAGGAACAAG ttTTGTGGAAAAAATTCTATGTCTGGAAGGCGGGAAGAACAAATGGAGCTCATTCTCAAATTGTTCAAAAACTCAAAGACATCGGCCACACTGAGGTGGACTCTCCTGAAGATTGTGACTACCTTCTAGGTTTTTGTCCTGTTGTTTCACGAGTTGGAACAGACATCACAGAGGCTCTCAACAACAAACCTC TGGGTAAACCAGTGATTCTGGTGGTGATGCACCACACTCATGATACTCGTCGTGTTGTAGCCAAAAGCAGCAGACAGGTCTACAACCCAGATGTCTGCCTCACTGTGGATTGTCTCTTTTATGATGGCACCCTCCTTAACTGCAGTCTCAATGACAACATGTGGGCTGAAATCAAGAATCATTTTGGAGTTCTCAGTTTGGAGACTCAG GGCTCTGACTTGCTGACCAGGATAGTCAATT gGATAAAGAACCATCTACTGATTGTAGCACTCATCattgcattcatttttgtcatcatTCTAGTGACACTTACACAAGTAGACAAGGTCGAGCATGCTCATGCTGAAGGCACGTCAAGTACAAATAAAACATATGTGTGA